The region tggatttaataattcactCAAGCAACAATCAGGATCTGTGCTGTTACTTCGCCTAGAAtcgtaattataataataaatttaaagcatGTAGTTAAGTTAACCTTTCAGGGTCATCGAGAAAAAAGGGGAGCTTATGTCATGACTAAATATGTAAGTTAATAAGgaagaaaaatatagaatGTCTAGTCGAAgaattttaactgtttaatttgCAGTACTTTATAATATTGCCTTTCTGATTAGAGTAGTTGTCATTATAATAGCAATTTaactacttatatttttattctataaaatgatatttttctaaattcagCTGTTGTTaacacacatttattaagagcatcatATCTTCAATATGATAACATAATTCAAATCccaccatgtttcactgtgtgtataacaaaatttttgtgtaattttctccttgtaggatgtttaacataagcagagtcatcttattattttaatttagatctGTTACTAAAAACTACCCGTCCTAAGTGTTATGTAGCCCAGTAAATACGATCCCaagcaagtcaaaattatacattttttgtataaactaAGGTTCTTCATGTAGGTCTGGGGTAAAACAAACTCCCattcattaaacattttctcaCATTGTTTGAACTAATTTCTGCAAGGCCCACTTTTTTCAAGTtggatttaatttcagttgacgataatGCTTTTTACAGTGATAATtccaattattgattttttttaatagctaCCACTTGAccagtttctttaaattttttaataatacgaaaAACGATTAACTTATTTAGCTGTAAATTCTTTGtcatctcttcttgtttctctcggtCTTGGTAAGTTATAAtgagttataattttttttacggTTTCACTTACGTccaataatgattataatacgTAAAAGACACTAGTAAATAacctatttaaattcatagagagcaatgaaagaccacaaaggaataaatttttataattttattcagtgaagaataaaaatgtacgcaagtgtttaaagaataaaattagattgatcaATTGGATAGTAGATACAACagtaattgaaaaaacaataaatataagtacTGGTatccaattcaatttttaatacattttactttAGTTGCTACAATTAttaccactactgtatattctTCTGACTTATTTACGTTCAAAACTTccctaataaatttttgaccctttagaaaatgtattctatttaccaataattttcaattataaatatatataatattaccgtttaaattgtgtaatttttagaaacctAAATTACTTATATcccaaatataaacaataaacaaaaaatatttagtaatggaaaaataagtacataaaattatctaattgtttaattggaTAAGGTCCTTCACAAAAGgttgtgaattattttttttatttcattgacattcaaacatttatttacagaGTTTTTtcacaacattttaattatttactacgATAATCTATAGAAATTAACAtttcatgtaattaattttacgcaGTAATAAAACgggagtaaatttattaatataataaattataaaatcaaatgtaATTGTTCCACGTGGAAATTGTGTTTATTTCAGAAatgtttaatcaataatagccgttaattattataattatattttagtttgttgTGGTGtgattgaataaaacaaaacgaacattataataaaatttaatttatgcactCAAAAAAGTAGTCGCTCCCCGTTTTTTcacaaaaaactaataaaattcaatgctTGAGcctagtataattttatataaaaaatgtcattagAATTGGTCAAGGATATATCTAATTACTGACTGGCTGTTAATCAACTTATTGTGTCTGAAATTAATCTCATAAACACCATTCGAAATCTAACATCTAGTCGATTGCTTTGCTACTTCAGTCATccctaaacaaattttgattctCCCTAAAACCCAAACCGTTCCAAAATTCTGACGTGTCTAAATCCACTTCGGTCTTCATCTCTAACTTCGTTGGTGAAATGATCtccaaatatttgatttcGTCTCCTTCCGTCGGTTCCCAGACTGCATCATTAAATTTGGGCAAGCTGCAAGTGCACAAATAAATAGTTATCATAAACAATTCTTgcctttaataaatacatcacCTATCGGACGCGTATGACACGAGCATGCTTTGAAACTGCTCCATCATTAACAAGTCGTTCTTTGTCGGCTTCGTTTTGGAAGCGTTGGGAAACATGAATCTGGTATCGCTTCCTTGTGATACTGTAAAAAATGGGTTTAATTTTGGTAAAGCGAAAAGTAATTAAACAGGTTACCTTGACCGCCAACTGTTGCGTATTGGAATCGGTAATAGTAAACGTTTGATTTGGATCGTTTTGATTGTATCCTGACCGCGGTTTCCGTGTCCACCACAAAGAATCGGTCTCCAATCAtctgtagaaaaaaattaatgtgctTGGTTTGACGTGTGTTATTAAAGAGATATTTTATACCTGCGCCAAAATTTTGCCGTTGATTACCGGAACGTTTAGTTTGTTTATGTAAAAGTTGTAGATTTCTCCGGAAACATGGTTCCATTTGTTATTTGCGATGGAGTGTCTGAAGTCAAAAATTATTGGTGCTGACATTTTccacaacatttttattcgaCTCATGTGTACACctggaaaacaataaatattttatttaaacacatttgacatgtataataaataacaaaactaatttaaacttatttatttgctgtaaattaattttgtcagacATTAATCATGacgttaattttaaacatgttaTTAACTATTTGTAAGAGAAAGTTAAGTCTTCTAAAGTCTGGctgaaaatatgtataaaaacaatattgaaatatccaaaataaaatttattataacaaaaaaggttttaataattgaggATACAAATGGGcatcaaaaagtttgttaccaaacacaattttcattttaaattttaattacatgtttataaatttgtttaaaagttttcagttatatcaaaaaaaaaaaacaataataattattaattaaaaatgttatattcaacaaaaattttaaattgcgaAAACgcctcaatttatattatgattgaaaaatgaatattaactaacataatttgacaaataattgatatcataatttattttaatattgttaaaatacaacaaatatattcgaaaatataaatattcaattaatcagTCAAAAAGTCatgtaattaaagtaataatgactatttataataaataaaataataaataataataattaagtactaTCAATTCTAGAAATCCCCATTTTTTGCgaataaaaagtaaacatgCAACTAAaagttaatgtttaatataatatcttttttgtttaagctacaataaaagttaattagattaaattaaagatcgattaatcatgttaattatatttacatacagTGGGGGTAcaaaatatggaataaattttaatttatttttcattttattaattttattcatatatgtTTTCTTGTTTctgcaaaaacaattttttattaaaatacatttaaataaaaaaatagtcatGGAATTAAGTATAGAATATCGTATACCCATCGAAAAGTGTTTGATCCCACTGAATTTTGAGGGAGACATTTTAtgtgacagagacagtaaaggTCTCTCACTATATGCCAAACTTGCAAATTAACTGTCTCTGTCTTGCTTGACGTCTCTCTCAAATTGCAGTCGGATTAAACGCTTTTCTATCAGTATACGAGATACGTATGTTTGCCCATTTTTCTTGTACAACATGTCACAAACTTTGTTGGTGATGTTTTTtgttagatttttaagattcctTTGAGAGACAACCTTgactaattcttaaattttacgaAATCTGACGTTGATGTAGTCCATCGCTATGAAAATGTACGATTCGTTTTTTGAAGtctgtaataaatcaatttcctaaaattatttcaaactttTGACCACCACTGCATGTGTGTGTAAACATTGATCGACTTAGGTTTTTGAATTCgaaattatcaacaaaaatgGCTCTAACCTAAAAAACCAAACATGTCCTCTAAATAATCAAACCTATTACTTTTGACAAACTCGGCTCCTTCATCCGCAACATTGGATACAACCCAAGGAACGTCCGCAAACTCTCCTTTCAACAAAAGACGATACGGATGATCGTGCAAGAAGGTCGTTTCCGTAACTACTTTCTCAACCACCGGCCCAAACGGAGCAATCGACATTTGCGACTGGAAAACCCTCGTTTTTTCAGTGAGAACTTCCGCCGATTTTCCTCTCAAACACTCCAACATTTGATCCGATATCGGACAATCCAAAATAATGGCCAGCTTTTTCGCTTTAGCACCGGGTTCTTTCTGCAAGGCCCAATGATTTAAGGCCGTTCCACTTTGGGAAATTCCtctgtgaaataaatttcggGACAAGGGAGAGAAGTAGTGTAAATGAACTGCCGCAGCCCCCGATTCCAAGCCGGTTAACGTCACCGACATTGGATTTCCGCCGAACGAATTGATGTTGTCTTGTATCCATTGGAGGGCGAGTACCTGGTCTTTCAGCCCAAAATTTCCCGGTATCAGTTCATCTTCTGTGCTTAAGAAACCTAGTATTCCTAGTCGGAAGTTGATCGTTACAAGGATTATGCCTGTgtcaagtaaaaaatatggacTAACATAACTGTTGGAACTTTCAGTTGAAAAACCACCTCCATGAATATGAACTACAACATCCAAATTGGTTCTGGCATGCCTTTTAGGACTTGGAGTGTAAACGTTTAGGTGTAAACAATCTTCTGTCcctaaaataagaatattataagTTGTATCAATTgcttattttttccttttattaatatacatctAAAATGAAAGGCATGTTGTGCAAAGTCAGAAGTTCATTAGTGAGTTTTACACTTAGATTTCAAGACCAAGAGATAATAATTgttcaatcaatcaatttcttTGCATAAAAACGGAACTAAACAAATACAACAAACATGTCCGTGCACAAACCCTGACTTTTCACCGATCCCCTCAGGATTGAGGGCACCAATATATTCACTggcttaattaataacattatgcATTTCTATGCTCCAATGATCATACGTATTGTTGTTCTCTCGTACTTGAGGTTGATTTTGACCTCTAATTTATCGTAGGTACGAATAAAATAtggtttataattgaaaaaaatggcTTGTTGCTTTTACTTACCAATGACAGTATTACTTTGCGACAGTTGTACGCACGTTGTTGTTTTTGGTTTCAGGATTTCCGACCATTCCTGGGCAGGAAGTGGgtcctttaattaataaaaaatgtgagattatcaattaattagacATGAAAGGACTAAACGGGGTGACCTTGAGTTTTATTTCACTGCAgcataaattgtttatgtaaaaaattgatttattggtTTTGTCACGTTTATAgccgtaaaaaatataaaaatgaaaagcaTTTAAAGTTGGTTATAAAAGAATAGgtgatataaaaaaactcaTTATGACTTTgagttatataaatgtattaataaaaagtgttgTATAAATttgctgtaaatattttattaattattaaaattcaatcattctaaaattaaataagtctgATGTGAATGTACAATAGCAgccacttaaaatattttatatcgaaGTAAAAACATACCCTAAATCTCAAATCTCCAATCGGTGGCTGTGCATAAGGGATGCCCTCAAAGGCCACATACTCTTTGCCACTGAAAGAACTTCTTAGTTCACCTTGAACTCTCCCCAATTTCGTAGCAACTATCGGGGAATCGTCCCAGCacgaaactaaagaaaaattatttttcctcaaaattgaaaacaaattatcctTTTTACCTTGCAAACACAGAACGACGAAGTTGGTCAACATGACTTAAATGTTGTGACCTAATACCGACAAtggtattgtattattttcaatcCAATGTTATTTAAGAATAACGTACCATTAATGGTTATTAAACGTATTACTGCTATTAACCTCTTcctatgtattttattaaaattattttcgtcCAAGATGTACTCGaacttttgaatttaattaatattattacgaTTGTGACTCAGATAATTCGGAGAAACAATTTTACGGACACTGATGACATGACTAATTACTTTGGTTCTCGTTTTACAAGTTTTCTTGTTCATTATAtaccatataaataaagtacagaacttttttattacattttgaagAAACATTCTATATGGGGAATGTAACATAACACAAGAGATTGTCAGATATGATTAGTTActgtttaaaaatcaattaatacaattaacatagatgtaatttgtgttattatatatctaattaaaatcaacttaattaaaaagcttgtgaatttacataaaacacgCGTTTCTTACTCACCACATTAGAATCTTTGATTACAAAGTCATCTTTCTCtagatcaattaaaataaattgtagtaatttgttaaatatgaaaaaagatTTTAGCTTCAAATGAAAGAGTTTAGTAGCTTAAATATggtttcataaatattgaaacaactATTTACAGTtacttatttgttatttattatgtataaacaGCAAGTTACAACAGATATTCAACAGCCCTCCTTTTAGTTCTAAACAGACACAAAAGATTTTTGAACTCTTTCTTAGGTCCAAACAttgatttgtatttgtttctcTGTATTTTCGATGCTCTCGAAGCTTTCGAGTGGACTATctttaacaaaaaaagaaatttaaggtGTTTAAATCAGGTGATTTTGCAGgtcttaatatatttgtttatttaattaattaactgtaaaaaatcatttcagtTAACATCTCATCCATCTCCCAGAATGCCAATCGTCTTTGTTGAGGAAGAAGATTTAAAGCAGCTACTCATGTTATTCAAACAAACATCGTATCTCTACTGTCATTCTCCTAACACTCATCTCCAtctataatattatagaatttattcttCTGCTCTAAGAATAGATGCAGATCTTGGCCTTCCAGATAAATAGCAGTGTTAAGTAAATCTTCAAAGATCAAAGAAATGGCAGgagaattatataatttgtatataatagaCATTTATCACTTCAATTGGTCTATGTACAAGtgtattcaaattagaataatatatatttattagtcgATTGTTTTGGATATATCGACGatcatcttaaaaatttaaaaacacatttcaagttttttttcAGGACCACTTTTTCTACGTAATTAGGAGCTTCTGTGATGTAACACCTCCTTTATGACCCATCGATAAGACGACGGATCTTgtgaagataatttaaaatatttgtttgttgctGAACATGACCCGCAGGTGTTTTTCCTTGTTtccgaataaataaaaatttcaacaaaaaatctaTTTGCTTAATTGTCATTAACAATTAAGACGACCTTGCCTGAGTTTATTCTACCATAAAAACCTTTGTGCTCCGCTTTCAATGAtttcaagaaatttaagaGACGAGGAAGACGGAAATAATTGTCACAAACGTTAGAAAATGTATTTCCTATTGGACGTTGTAAACGTATCTATTACTAAACGTGTAGGTTTGGACGGCCTTCATTATTC is a window of Aethina tumida isolate Nest 87 chromosome 7, icAetTumi1.1, whole genome shotgun sequence DNA encoding:
- the LOC109595256 gene encoding venom carboxylesterase-6 — protein: MLTNFVVLCLQVSCWDDSPIVATKLGRVQGELRSSFSGKEYVAFEGIPYAQPPIGDLRFRDPLPAQEWSEILKPKTTTCVQLSQSNTVIGTEDCLHLNVYTPSPKRHARTNLDVVVHIHGGGFSTESSNSYVSPYFLLDTGIILVTINFRLGILGFLSTEDELIPGNFGLKDQVLALQWIQDNINSFGGNPMSVTLTGLESGAAAVHLHYFSPLSRNLFHRGISQSGTALNHWALQKEPGAKAKKLAIILDCPISDQMLECLRGKSAEVLTEKTRVFQSQMSIAPFGPVVEKVVTETTFLHDHPYRLLLKGEFADVPWVVSNVADEGAEFVKSNRFDYLEDMFGFLGVHMSRIKMLWKMSAPIIFDFRHSIANNKWNHVSGEIYNFYINKLNVPVINGKILAQMIGDRFFVVDTETAVRIQSKRSKSNVYYYRFQYATVGGQVSQGSDTRFMFPNASKTKPTKNDLLMMEQFQSMLVSYASDSLPKFNDAVWEPTEGDEIKYLEIISPTKLEMKTEVDLDTSEFWNGLGFRENQNLFRDD